In Fulvia fulva chromosome 10, complete sequence, a single window of DNA contains:
- a CDS encoding Eukaryotic translation initiation factor 3 subunit B: MAPSFEQLDPETEYEDDEEINFDDLKEQYETHMEEGLDTFIVIDGLPKVPEASKDKLVKFILRSLTKHGKTKEENVYMPMAEDGKMSEGFAFVEYETPAQAAAAVKALHGQPLDKKHTMAVNKLTDIERFGREGRIDEQYKAPEIPAFEEKEHLRWWLGDAEGRDQFVMYRGDNVGVFWNEKDGQPEPVVDRQHWTESFVQWSPKGTYLTSMHSQGVQLWGGPNWSRQKRFMHPGVNLVDFSPDERYMTTWSHRPMTIEEGNPVLSVEEDGKNYIIWDVATNKPLRSFQTLDMPGPATDPDGNPIKQKIQWPAFKWSADAKYVARMTPGQSVSVYELPSMRLMDKVSVKIEGIQDFEWCPATPQRHEQKEYEQLFCYWTPELGSNPAKVGLMSIPSKEIVRTRNLFNVSDAKLHWQSDSAFVCVKVDRHSKSKKSLATNLEIFRVREKGVPVEVVDSLKETVINFAWEPKGDRFVLITAGEVPAGSQVAPKTSVSFFCPEKAKNAVGNFKLIRTVDKKNNNAIHWSPAGRFVVVATVLNQQSFDLDFWDFDFEGEKEEKDKDLTANLQLMNTADHYGVTDIEWDPSGRYVATSASVWKHRMENGYHLYTFSGQTLREEPLEQFKQFTWRPRPDRLLSKEEMKQIRKNLRDYSRQFDEADNAKRSSADKAVIENRRRLLDEWLAWRERTVEELVEERRDYGLEELSEERKALVVEEDGDESKVVEEIFEEILEESEEIIE, encoded by the exons GCTCGACCCTGAAACAGAATATGAAGACGATGAGGAGATCAACTTTGACG ATCTCAAGGAACAGTATGAAACACACATGGAGGAGGGCCTCGACACCTTCATCGTGATCGACGGCCTCCCAAAGGTCCCCGAGGCCAGCAAGGACAAGCTGGTGAAGTTCATCCTCCGCTCACTCACCAAGCATGGCAAGACCAAGGAGGAGAACGTGTACATGCCCATGGCCGAAGATGGCAAGATGTCCGAGGGCTTCGCATTCGTCGAGTACGAGACACCAGCACAGGCGGCCGCCGCAGTCAAGGCGCTTCACGGACAGCCACTCGACAAGAAGCACACCATGGCTGTCAACAAGCTCACTGACATTGAGCGCTTCGGACGCGAGGGCAGAATCGACGAGCAGTACAAGGCACCAGAGATCCCAGCATTCGAGGAGAAGGAGCACTTGAGATGGTGGTTGGGCGATGCAGAGGGCAGAGACCAGTTCGTCATGTACCGTGGCGATAACGTTGGTGTCTTCTGGAACGAGAAGGATGGACAGCCGGAGCCGGTCGTGGACAGACAACACTGGACCGAGTCGTTTGTGCAGTGGTCGCCAAAGGGCACATACCTCACATCCATGCACTCGCAGGGTGTGCAGCTCTGGGGAGGACCAAACTGGTCGAGGCAGAAGCGGTTTATGCACCCGGGTGTCAACCTCGTCGACTTCTCCCCGGATGAGCGCTACATGACTACGTGGTCTCATCGCCCCATGACCATCGAAGAGGGCAACCCCGTGCTCTCGGTTGAAGAGGATGGCAAGAACTACATCATCTGGGATGTTGCCACTAACAAGCCACTTCGTTCCTTCCAAACTCTCGACATGCCAGGCCCAGCTACTGACCCAGACGGCAACCCGATCAAGCAGAAGATTCAGTGGCCAGCCTTCAAGTGGTCCGCCGACGCCAAGTACGTTGCACGCATGACTCCGGGCCAGAGCGTCAGCGTGTACGAGCTGCCAAGCATGAGACTCATGGACAAGGTCAGCGTCAAGATCGAGGGTATTCAGGACTTCGAGTGGTGCCCTGCCACACCTCAACGCCACGAACAGAAGGAGTACGAGCAGCTTTTCTGCTACTGGACACCCGAGCTGGGCTCAAACCCAGCCAAGGTCGGTCTCATGTCTATCCCGTCAAAGGAGATTGTGCGCACACGAAACCTGTTCAACGTCAGCGATGCCAAGCTTCACTGGCAGTCCGACTCTGCCTTTGTTTGTGTCAAGGTCGACAGGCACAGCAAGTCGAAGAAGTCGCTCGCTACCAACCTTGAAATCTTCCGAGTGCGAGAGAAGGGCGTCCCAGTCGAAGTCGTCGACAGCTTGAAGGAGACTGTCATCAACTTTGCATGGGAGCCAAAGGGTGATCGATTCGTTCTGATCACTGCTGGTGAAGTGCCAGCTGGCTCGCAGGTAGCACCGAAGACTTCCGTGTCTTTCTTCTGCCCCGAGAAGGCCAAGAATGCTGTTGGTAACTTCAAGCTCATTCGTACTGTCGACAAGAAGAACAACAACGCCATTCACTGGTCGCCAGCCGGACGAttcgtcgtcgtcgctacTGTACTCAACCAGCAGAGCTTCGACCTCGACTTCTGGGACTTTGACTTTGAGGGCGAGAAGGAGGAGAAGGATAAGGACCTCACTGCCAACCTCCAGCTTATGAACACTGCTGACCACTATGGTGTCACTGACATTGAGTGGGATCCATCTGGCCGCTACGTCGCTACCAGCGCCAGTGTGTGGAAGCACAGA ATGGAAAACGGCTATCACCTCTACACCTTCTCCGGCCAAACCCTCCGCGAGGAACCCCTCGAGCAATTCAAGCAATTCACCTGGCGTCCCCGCCCCGACCGTCTCCTCTCCAAGGAAGAGATGAAACAGATCCGCAAGAACCTCCGCGACTACTCCCGCCAATTCGACGAGGCTGATAACGCCAAGCGCAGTAGTGCTGACAAGGCTGTTATTGAGAACCGCCGTAGACTGTTGGATGAGTGGCTTGCGTGGCGCGAGCGGACTGTGGAGGAGTTGGTGGAGGAGAGGAGGGATTATGGTTTGGAGGAGTTGAGTGAGGAGAGGAAGGCGCTCGTTGTGGAGGAGGATGGCGATGAGAGTAAGGTTGTTGAGGAGATCTTTGAGGAGATTTTGGAGGAGAGTGAGGAGATCATTGAGTAG